The following proteins are co-located in the Candidatus Nitrotoga sp. AM1P genome:
- the hfq gene encoding RNA chaperone Hfq produces the protein MSTKGQQLQDPFLNALRKEHVQVAIYLVNGIKLQGQVESFDQYVVLLKNTITQMVYKHAISTIVPARAITIPLDTD, from the coding sequence ATGAGTACAAAAGGGCAACAATTACAAGACCCGTTCCTGAATGCACTACGCAAGGAGCATGTGCAAGTCGCCATTTATCTGGTAAATGGTATCAAGTTACAAGGTCAGGTCGAATCATTTGATCAATATGTAGTACTGCTGAAAAACACAATCACGCAAATGGTTTACAAACACGCCATTTCCACCATTGTTCCTGCACGTGCCATCACTATTCCATTAGACACTGACTAA
- the hflC gene encoding protease modulator HflC — protein sequence MKPNFVNILMGAAAVLILLSLSMFVVDQRQTVIVLQLGEMVGVKTAPGLYFKIPLIQNVRYFDSRILTFDSVEPERFITAEKKNVMVDSFVKWRIADVKQYYISVGGDEIRAKTRLMQTVNSSMREEFGKRTINEVVSGERDKIMNTLRQKADLDARKIGVQVLDVRLKRVDFPTEISESVYRRMDAERKRVANELRATGNAESEKIRADADRQREVTLADAYRDAQKIKGDGDAKSSAIYAAAFGRNAEFYAFYRSMDAYKQSFKNKSDVMVMDPSSAFFKYLKGSSKPGK from the coding sequence ATGAAACCTAATTTTGTCAATATCTTGATGGGGGCAGCCGCAGTATTAATCTTGCTCAGTCTGAGTATGTTCGTGGTAGATCAGCGCCAGACAGTCATCGTATTACAACTTGGCGAAATGGTAGGAGTGAAGACCGCACCCGGCCTCTATTTCAAAATCCCGCTGATACAGAATGTACGTTATTTCGACTCGCGCATTTTGACCTTTGATAGCGTGGAACCAGAACGCTTTATCACGGCTGAAAAGAAAAATGTAATGGTGGATTCCTTCGTCAAGTGGCGCATCGCCGATGTAAAGCAGTATTACATTAGTGTGGGAGGAGACGAGATCCGTGCAAAAACTCGTTTGATGCAGACAGTAAACTCAAGCATGCGTGAAGAGTTTGGTAAACGGACGATTAATGAAGTGGTGTCCGGCGAACGTGACAAAATTATGAATACTCTGCGTCAAAAAGCCGATTTAGACGCACGCAAAATCGGCGTACAAGTACTGGATGTACGTCTGAAGCGGGTAGATTTCCCAACTGAGATCAGTGAATCAGTATATCGCCGGATGGATGCCGAACGTAAACGCGTTGCCAATGAGCTACGTGCAACCGGTAATGCCGAAAGTGAGAAGATTCGCGCCGATGCTGACCGGCAACGAGAAGTGACGCTCGCCGATGCATACCGTGATGCACAAAAAATAAAGGGGGATGGTGATGCAAAATCATCTGCGATTTATGCAGCCGCATTCGGCCGTAATGCAGAGTTTTATGCATTTTATCGCAGCATGGATGCCTATAAACAAAGCTTCAAGAACAAGAGCGATGTCATGGTGATGGATCCCAGCTCCGCATTCTTTAAATATCTCAAGGGTTCCAGTAAACCGGGCAAATAA
- a CDS encoding adenylosuccinate synthase, whose protein sequence is MSKNVVVIGTQWGDEGKGKIVDWLTDHSHGVVRFQGGHNAGHTLVIGGKKTVLHLIPSGILREHVMCYIGNGVVVSPQALLKEMDGLAAAGVDVYSRLRISEACPLILPYHEALDKARELAKGAAKIGTTGRGIGPAYEDKVARRAIRLQDLFHRKRFAAKLGEVLDYHNFVLKNYFNTETVDFQQTLDNTLALAERIKPLVLDVPRALYEANKTGLNLLFEGAQGTLLDIDHGTYPFVTSSNCIAGAACTGSGVGPQMLHYVLGITKAYTTRVGSGPFPTELDDEVGKHLAEKGHEFGSTTGRARRCGWFDAAALKRSIQINGVSGLCVTKLDVLDGVQTLRLGVGYRCEGQYSDILPVGAESLVGCEPVYEDMPGWTGSTVGVKHYENLPLEARNYLQRIAEICEVPVDMVSTGSDRDETIVLRHPFKC, encoded by the coding sequence ATGTCGAAAAATGTTGTAGTTATCGGAACGCAGTGGGGCGATGAAGGCAAGGGTAAGATAGTCGATTGGCTAACTGATCACTCACACGGCGTAGTGCGCTTCCAAGGCGGCCACAATGCCGGACATACGCTCGTAATTGGTGGCAAAAAAACCGTGCTGCACCTCATTCCCTCTGGCATTCTGCGCGAGCATGTGATGTGTTACATCGGCAACGGTGTAGTGGTATCGCCACAGGCGCTGCTTAAAGAAATGGATGGTTTAGCTGCTGCCGGTGTAGATGTCTATAGCCGCCTGCGTATTTCAGAAGCGTGTCCATTAATCTTACCTTATCACGAGGCCTTGGATAAAGCTCGTGAGCTGGCTAAGGGCGCGGCTAAAATTGGGACGACCGGACGCGGTATCGGCCCTGCTTATGAGGACAAGGTCGCGCGTCGTGCCATCCGTCTGCAAGACCTGTTCCACCGTAAGCGCTTCGCCGCCAAGTTGGGAGAGGTGTTGGATTATCACAACTTCGTATTAAAAAATTATTTCAACACCGAAACAGTTGATTTCCAGCAGACATTAGACAACACGCTGGCGCTGGCTGAACGCATCAAACCATTGGTACTGGACGTGCCGCGCGCATTGTATGAGGCGAACAAAACCGGGTTGAATCTTCTATTTGAGGGTGCGCAAGGCACTTTGCTGGATATAGATCACGGGACTTATCCTTTTGTTACTTCCAGCAACTGCATCGCAGGAGCAGCTTGCACGGGTAGCGGTGTCGGCCCGCAGATGTTGCATTACGTACTTGGAATCACCAAAGCATATACCACACGCGTTGGATCCGGCCCTTTTCCGACCGAATTAGACGACGAAGTAGGTAAGCATCTGGCAGAGAAAGGTCATGAATTTGGCTCCACCACCGGACGCGCACGCCGTTGTGGCTGGTTTGATGCGGCTGCGCTCAAGCGCTCCATTCAAATTAACGGCGTGTCAGGCTTATGCGTAACCAAGCTGGATGTGCTGGATGGTGTGCAGACGCTACGTTTAGGTGTGGGCTATCGTTGCGAAGGACAGTACAGCGATATCCTGCCGGTCGGTGCAGAATCCTTGGTTGGCTGTGAACCAGTATATGAAGACATGCCAGGCTGGACTGGCAGCACCGTAGGGGTAAAACATTATGAAAACCTGCCACTGGAAGCACGCAACTATCTTCAACGCATTGCAGAAATTTGTGAAGTGCCGGTTGACATGGTTTCCACTGGATCGGATCGCGATGAAACCATCGTCTTGCGTCATCCATTCAAGTGCTAA
- a CDS encoding NAD+ synthase — protein sequence MKLAIAQINCMLGDLAGNSAKILAYAEQAKQQGATLLLTPELSLCGYPPEDLLLRSGFYCTCDAALYELAQQIWGLTVVVGHPHEADGKRYNAASVLRDGQIIATYHKHELPNYSVFDERRYFTPGKPPCIFEIQGVKFALNICADIWEDHTAQRAYEAGAQVLLVLNASPYHIDKQPLRYKIIRDRIGETGLAVIYANMVGGQDELVFDGASFAMDAHGALTHQFVSFEETLGLIEIQDGKLMIGERIPAHKHEDSIYRALCLGVQDYIGKNRFSGVLLGLSGGIDSALTLAVAVDALGADKVHAVMMPSPYTAQISLDDAREMAVMLGVRYDELDIKPMFDAYLTTLDGMFKGLTPDTTEENLQARIRGNLLMALSNKFGSLVLTTGNKSEMTVGYCTLYGDMAGGFAVLKDVSKTWVYRLANYRNSLSRVIPERIITRPPSAELKPNQTDQDSLPPYDVLDGIMLCYVEQNLTIAEIVAHGYTEADVYRVVNMIRVNEYKRRQAPVGVRITDRGFGKDWRYPITVRYQDGF from the coding sequence ATGAAACTTGCGATTGCACAAATCAATTGCATGCTGGGTGACTTGGCTGGCAATTCTGCCAAGATCCTTGCTTATGCAGAACAAGCCAAGCAACAGGGAGCCACTTTGCTACTTACGCCTGAGTTAAGCTTATGCGGTTATCCTCCAGAAGACCTACTGTTACGAAGCGGGTTTTACTGTACCTGCGATGCGGCATTGTATGAGCTTGCACAACAAATTTGGGGACTCACCGTGGTAGTGGGGCATCCACATGAGGCAGACGGCAAACGCTACAACGCTGCCTCGGTATTGCGTGACGGCCAGATCATCGCCACCTATCACAAGCATGAGTTACCGAACTACAGTGTGTTCGACGAAAGACGCTATTTCACGCCCGGTAAACCGCCCTGCATATTTGAAATTCAGGGCGTCAAATTTGCACTTAATATTTGTGCTGACATCTGGGAGGATCATACAGCGCAACGTGCGTACGAAGCAGGCGCGCAGGTATTGTTGGTGCTGAACGCCTCACCGTATCACATCGACAAACAACCATTGCGCTATAAAATCATTCGTGATCGTATCGGTGAAACCGGCCTGGCGGTAATATATGCCAACATGGTGGGCGGGCAGGATGAGTTGGTGTTCGATGGCGCTTCGTTTGCGATGGATGCACACGGCGCGCTAACGCATCAATTCGTTTCTTTTGAAGAAACGCTTGGGCTGATTGAAATCCAAGACGGCAAATTAATGATTGGCGAAAGGATCCCTGCCCACAAGCATGAGGACAGCATCTATCGCGCGCTGTGCCTGGGAGTACAGGACTATATCGGCAAGAACCGCTTTTCAGGTGTGTTATTGGGTTTATCCGGAGGTATCGATTCGGCGCTGACCTTGGCGGTAGCGGTAGACGCACTGGGTGCAGACAAGGTGCATGCGGTAATGATGCCATCGCCTTATACCGCGCAAATCAGCCTGGATGATGCGCGCGAAATGGCCGTCATGCTGGGCGTGCGCTACGATGAGTTGGACATCAAGCCGATGTTTGACGCTTATCTCACTACATTAGATGGTATGTTCAAAGGGCTAACACCGGACACCACCGAAGAAAATTTACAGGCTCGCATACGTGGCAATTTGTTGATGGCCCTGTCCAACAAGTTCGGCTCTTTGGTGCTGACGACTGGCAACAAATCGGAAATGACCGTCGGCTATTGCACTCTATATGGCGATATGGCGGGCGGTTTCGCAGTGCTTAAAGACGTCAGCAAAACCTGGGTATATCGTCTGGCTAACTACCGTAATAGTTTGAGCCGGGTGATCCCGGAGCGCATCATCACGCGGCCGCCCAGCGCGGAATTAAAGCCCAATCAGACTGACCAAGATAGCTTGCCACCTTACGATGTGCTTGATGGCATAATGTTATGTTATGTGGAGCAGAATTTAACCATCGCTGAGATCGTGGCACACGGCTATACCGAGGCGGATGTATACCGGGTGGTAAATATGATCCGCGTCAACGAATACAAACGCCGTCAAGCTCCCGTTGGCGTGCGCATTACCGACCGTGGCTTTGGCAAGGACTGGCGCTATCCGATCACCGTGCGTTATCAGGACGGCTTTTAA
- a CDS encoding P-II family nitrogen regulator gives MKKIEAIIKPFKLDEVREALSELGVSGLTVTDVKGFGRQKGHTELYRGAEYVVDFLPKIKIEVVIVATLLDAAVNAIIKAAHTGKIGDGKIFVTSVEQIIRIRTGETDESAI, from the coding sequence ATGAAAAAAATCGAAGCGATCATTAAACCCTTCAAACTCGATGAAGTACGTGAAGCACTTTCAGAACTGGGTGTCAGCGGATTAACTGTGACCGATGTGAAAGGATTCGGACGACAAAAAGGACATACCGAGCTGTATCGCGGTGCAGAATATGTAGTGGATTTTTTACCCAAGATCAAAATTGAAGTAGTGATTGTTGCTACTTTGCTGGACGCTGCCGTGAACGCCATCATTAAGGCAGCGCATACTGGCAAGATTGGTGACGGTAAGATTTTTGTTACTTCGGTGGAACAAATCATTCGAATCCGCACAGGTGAGACTGACGAATCAGCAATTTAA
- a CDS encoding S1 family peptidase has protein sequence MTDDCYIYDRSVTKVLINLSVRSGRFSRLFTHWLSKLDVENMCYVNQYRDYIRRKGESLKVLGLLLDSQIKRVTVEFIGACFLALCCHFGNASAGELSQTIEIVRPSIVAIGTILQTRAPPANFLGTGFAVGDGLHIITNAHVVPQNLNTEKKESLAIFIGRGASAKARSATIVEVDVEHDLALLKISGEPLPALVIGDSDTVKEGETVAFTGFPIGMVLGLYPVTHQAIISAITPIVIPALSTKQLDINVIKRLRTPYLVFQLDGTAYPGNSGSPLFDPKTGKVFGILNMVFVKGTKENVLAHPSGISYAIPSNYIHAIMKR, from the coding sequence GTGACTGATGATTGCTATATATACGACCGTTCTGTTACCAAGGTGCTTATCAATTTGTCTGTTAGGAGCGGGCGTTTCAGTCGCCTGTTTACTCACTGGTTGTCCAAGCTGGATGTTGAAAATATGTGCTATGTTAATCAGTACCGTGACTATATTAGGCGCAAGGGAGAGAGCCTTAAGGTGCTTGGACTCTTGCTTGATAGTCAAATAAAACGAGTCACTGTTGAATTTATAGGTGCCTGTTTTTTAGCTCTGTGTTGCCATTTTGGCAACGCATCTGCGGGTGAGCTCTCTCAGACCATAGAAATAGTCAGGCCTTCCATTGTAGCTATCGGAACCATATTGCAAACTCGTGCACCACCAGCCAATTTTCTTGGGACGGGATTTGCTGTAGGTGATGGTCTCCATATCATTACTAATGCCCATGTTGTTCCACAAAATTTAAACACGGAAAAAAAGGAATCGCTGGCCATTTTCATTGGTCGCGGCGCATCAGCCAAAGCTCGGTCTGCGACCATAGTCGAGGTTGACGTTGAGCATGACTTGGCGCTGTTGAAAATCAGTGGCGAACCCTTGCCAGCCTTGGTGATTGGAGATTCAGATACTGTAAAAGAGGGAGAAACAGTCGCATTTACCGGCTTTCCCATTGGCATGGTGCTGGGGCTATATCCGGTGACGCATCAGGCCATTATTTCGGCAATTACTCCTATCGTTATTCCAGCATTATCCACGAAACAGCTTGACATCAATGTAATCAAACGGCTTCGCACACCCTATTTGGTATTTCAGCTGGACGGAACTGCTTACCCGGGGAATAGTGGAAGTCCGTTGTTCGACCCTAAAACAGGTAAAGTTTTTGGCATTCTCAATATGGTATTTGTAAAAGGCACTAAAGAAAACGTGTTGGCCCACCCGAGCGGTATTTCATATGCCATCCCCAGCAATTACATTCACGCAATCATGAAGCGCTAA
- the hflK gene encoding FtsH protease activity modulator HflK, producing the protein MGLNDPQWGKKNGGSPPDIEAVLRDINKKISALFGNKGGGTGNTGGGNNSNGGNNSNKFNVSIGLIATVVALIWIASGFYIVDASQRGVVLRFGSFVETTQPGPRWHMPFPIESVEVVNISQVRTVEIGYRDNVKNKILKESLMLTDDENIIDIQFAVQYFLKDPGEYLFNNRAPDENVRQAAETAIREIVGKNKMDFVLYEGREQVAAATTKLAQDILDRYKSGILLSKVTMQNAQPPEQVQAAFDDAVKAGQDRERQKNEGQAYANDVIPRAKGAAARLMQEAEGYRQRVIASAEGDASRFQQVLLEYEKAPVVTRERMYIDMMQQILTSTSKVMVDQKSGNNLLYLPLDKLIQSTAQGGLPLPETQAAGHIDQQAGSSAPINESAAVMPRAREELRGRNREARQ; encoded by the coding sequence ATGGGATTAAATGACCCTCAATGGGGCAAAAAAAACGGTGGCAGCCCACCCGACATAGAAGCAGTGTTGCGCGACATCAATAAAAAAATCTCCGCACTGTTCGGCAACAAGGGCGGTGGCACCGGAAACACGGGCGGTGGAAACAACTCTAATGGTGGAAACAACTCTAATAAATTTAATGTCAGCATCGGCCTGATTGCAACGGTAGTTGCACTGATCTGGATCGCTAGCGGATTTTACATTGTGGATGCTAGTCAGCGCGGCGTGGTATTACGTTTCGGTAGCTTTGTCGAGACCACTCAGCCCGGCCCGCGCTGGCATATGCCATTCCCTATTGAGTCCGTCGAAGTCGTCAATATCAGTCAAGTCAGGACGGTGGAAATCGGTTACCGTGACAACGTCAAAAACAAGATTTTAAAAGAGTCGCTGATGTTGACCGATGATGAAAATATTATCGATATTCAATTCGCCGTTCAGTACTTCTTGAAAGACCCAGGCGAATATTTGTTTAATAACCGCGCACCGGATGAAAATGTCCGTCAAGCGGCAGAAACTGCAATACGTGAAATTGTTGGCAAAAACAAGATGGACTTCGTGCTGTACGAAGGCCGCGAACAGGTAGCTGCAGCTACTACAAAACTCGCCCAAGACATTTTGGATCGCTATAAATCCGGAATCCTATTGAGCAAAGTTACCATGCAAAATGCGCAACCGCCTGAACAAGTACAGGCCGCATTCGACGATGCGGTTAAAGCGGGACAGGACAGGGAGCGTCAGAAGAACGAAGGTCAGGCTTACGCCAATGATGTAATACCCAGAGCAAAAGGGGCAGCGGCACGTCTGATGCAGGAGGCCGAAGGTTATCGCCAGCGCGTAATCGCCAGTGCCGAGGGTGATGCCAGCCGCTTCCAACAAGTGCTGCTGGAATATGAAAAAGCGCCTGTTGTTACCCGTGAACGCATGTATATCGACATGATGCAACAGATTCTGACCAGCACAAGTAAGGTGATGGTGGATCAGAAGAGTGGTAACAACCTGCTGTACTTGCCGTTAGACAAGTTGATTCAAAGCACAGCACAGGGTGGCCTACCTTTACCCGAAACACAAGCAGCGGGCCATATTGATCAACAAGCAGGTTCGTCTGCACCGATAAATGAAAGTGCGGCAGTCATGCCGCGCGCGCGCGAGGAATTACGCGGCCGCAACAGGGAGGCACGTCAATGA
- a CDS encoding ATP phosphoribosyltransferase regulatory subunit: MPNSNWLLPEYIQDILPDEAWRIESMRANVLELLRLSGYQLVAPPLLEYAESLQIIGNHDMDLRTFKLVDQLSGRTLALRADITPQVARIDAHLLNRQGITRLCYAGSVLHTQPAGLMRTRELLQIGAELYGHSGLESDLEVQRLMLQALTLLGVERVHLDLGHVALFRALINRAGIPKKLEMELSNALQGKNVPALRPLVADLMPEVRNALLALPKLYGGIEVIEHARATLPNYPEVAAALNELEQAAGHLQPLAHSIGIDLAELRGYHYHSGMVFAAYHAGSHDAIAVGGRYDDVGKSFGRARPATGFSMDLRQLHGLLAPHSQPMGILAPHLDDPTLHEKIAQLRAQGHAVIVDFLDASELRTELNCDSELIMRDDAWHVVKMKF; the protein is encoded by the coding sequence ATGCCGAATTCAAATTGGCTATTGCCAGAATACATTCAAGATATATTGCCGGATGAGGCATGGCGCATTGAGAGCATGCGCGCCAATGTGCTTGAATTGCTGCGCCTGTCCGGTTATCAATTAGTAGCACCACCGCTGCTGGAATATGCTGAGTCTCTGCAGATCATCGGCAATCATGATATGGACTTACGCACTTTTAAACTGGTTGACCAATTAAGTGGACGTACCTTGGCGCTGCGCGCCGACATTACGCCACAGGTGGCGCGCATTGACGCACATTTGCTCAATCGTCAAGGCATAACCCGGCTGTGCTATGCCGGAAGCGTGCTACATACCCAACCTGCAGGATTAATGCGCACGCGCGAATTATTACAGATTGGTGCGGAGCTATATGGTCACAGCGGTTTGGAAAGTGATCTGGAGGTGCAGCGTTTAATGCTTCAGGCTTTGACTTTACTCGGTGTCGAAAGGGTTCATCTTGACCTTGGCCATGTTGCACTTTTTCGCGCGCTAATCAATCGTGCGGGGATCCCAAAAAAACTGGAAATGGAATTATCTAACGCATTGCAAGGCAAAAATGTGCCTGCATTGCGCCCATTAGTAGCTGATTTGATGCCTGAAGTGAGAAATGCGCTGTTGGCATTACCTAAATTATACGGTGGGATAGAGGTGATAGAGCACGCCCGTGCGACGTTGCCAAACTATCCTGAAGTGGCGGCAGCGCTGAATGAACTGGAACAAGCTGCGGGTCATCTACAACCGCTGGCACACAGCATTGGCATCGATCTTGCCGAACTGCGAGGCTATCACTACCACAGTGGTATGGTATTTGCCGCTTATCATGCAGGCAGCCATGATGCCATCGCTGTGGGCGGACGCTATGACGATGTGGGCAAAAGCTTCGGCCGCGCCCGCCCCGCGACTGGCTTTAGTATGGATTTACGCCAGTTGCATGGCTTGCTGGCGCCACACTCGCAACCTATGGGCATATTGGCACCACATCTTGATGATCCAACACTCCATGAAAAAATCGCGCAATTGCGCGCACAGGGGCACGCAGTGATCGTTGATTTTTTGGACGCTTCGGAACTGCGTACTGAACTCAATTGTGACAGCGAACTAATCATGCGCGATGACGCATGGCACGTGGTAAAAATGAAATTTTAA
- the hflX gene encoding GTPase HflX, whose amino-acid sequence MHKSTAVINTAVLVSLDFGVPDYAESLEELRLLAESAGVHCIALIEGRRHRPDASLFAGSGKVDEISAIVEQNEVPLVIFNHDLSPAQMRNLTARIKARVIDRTMLILDIFALRAQSHEGKVQVELAQLKYLSTRLVGMNTDMGQQKYAVGARGPGETQLELDRRKLDKRVVLLKERLEKLHRHRQVLRRSRTRSDVLSVSIVGYTNAGKSTLFNKLTHSNAYVADQLFATLDTTARRVYIEGSGQVVLSDTVGFIRHLPHSLIAAFRSTLDETAQADLLLHVVDANSSERFDQIAEVNKVLLEIGAQHIPQILIFNKIDLQNLPVGMQRDDYARIARIYLSAKTGAGIDELRAALAEVGNTRTQWDVPETK is encoded by the coding sequence ATGCACAAAAGCACTGCGGTAATTAACACGGCAGTATTAGTTAGCTTGGATTTTGGTGTACCGGATTATGCAGAAAGCTTGGAAGAATTGCGCCTGCTGGCAGAAAGTGCAGGCGTGCATTGCATCGCATTAATAGAAGGACGGCGGCATCGTCCTGATGCGTCATTATTTGCAGGTAGCGGTAAGGTGGATGAAATCTCCGCCATTGTCGAACAGAACGAGGTTCCGCTGGTTATTTTTAACCACGACCTGTCCCCTGCGCAAATGCGCAATCTGACCGCTAGAATTAAGGCCCGTGTGATTGACCGCACCATGCTGATCCTGGATATCTTTGCCTTGCGCGCTCAAAGCCATGAAGGTAAGGTACAGGTGGAACTGGCCCAACTTAAATATCTTTCCACACGTTTGGTCGGAATGAATACCGACATGGGCCAACAGAAATACGCGGTAGGTGCTCGCGGTCCAGGCGAAACACAGTTGGAACTGGATAGACGCAAACTGGATAAGCGGGTAGTTTTGTTGAAAGAGCGCCTGGAAAAGCTTCATCGCCATCGCCAAGTGCTACGCCGATCTCGTACACGATCAGATGTGTTATCGGTATCTATCGTTGGTTACACGAATGCGGGCAAGTCTACTTTATTTAATAAATTGACCCACTCGAATGCATATGTTGCAGATCAGTTATTTGCCACGCTCGACACAACCGCTCGGCGCGTATATATCGAAGGATCAGGTCAGGTGGTATTGTCGGATACGGTAGGCTTTATTCGTCATCTGCCGCATAGTTTAATTGCAGCCTTTCGCAGCACATTAGACGAAACGGCGCAGGCCGATTTGTTGCTGCATGTAGTGGATGCCAACAGCTCGGAACGGTTTGACCAGATAGCTGAAGTTAATAAAGTATTGCTGGAAATTGGCGCACAGCATATCCCGCAAATTTTGATATTCAATAAGATTGACCTACAGAATTTACCGGTGGGTATGCAACGTGACGATTATGCTAGAATTGCGCGCATTTATTTGAGCGCTAAAACTGGTGCAGGTATAGATGAATTGCGTGCGGCGTTGGCGGAAGTAGGTAACACCCGAACACAATGGGATGTCCCTGAAACTAAATAA
- a CDS encoding DUF2065 domain-containing protein: protein MLTYWFIGLALMLVIEGIMPFLFPALWREALRKLVLFSDKQIRFSGLTAMLSGLLLLYWVK from the coding sequence ATGCTGACTTATTGGTTTATCGGGTTGGCATTGATGCTGGTTATTGAAGGTATCATGCCGTTTCTATTTCCTGCCTTGTGGCGCGAGGCGCTTCGCAAACTGGTACTGTTTTCTGATAAACAAATCCGTTTTTCAGGCCTTACTGCCATGCTATCCGGGCTGCTGTTACTGTATTGGGTAAAATAA
- a CDS encoding Eco57I restriction-modification methylase domain-containing protein — MLQEIEKSRLRVSRATDAKHKTQLGQFLTPESTARFMAAMFPDASSKKCRLLDAGAGIGSLSSAFLGRCVSGGLGFTEISLTAYEIDSVLYPELRETLSSYTKTLPLSYEIKGEDFIERAVNCIQFGAEKGFTHAILNPPYKKIGSSSRYRLLLKNVGVETVNLYSAFVALSILLMEKGGHIVAIIPRSFCNGPYYRPFRELLLSKCAIHRIHLFESRGTAFKDDGVLQENVIIRLEVGGNQGKVEVTSSTDDRFHDLVSHNHLFERIVASGDREKFIHVPSSNKTVGIESTGIASCTLAEIGVGVSTGPVVDFRLKEYLRAMPEPGTAPLVYPAHFSEHGIRWPQEGIKKPNAMVRNSETEKWFYPKGYYCAVRRFSSKEERRRVVACVVDPAGFSDAEVLGFENHLNVFHEARQGMSEHLAKGLAMYLNTTMVDESFRQFSGHTQVNATDLKLMRYPSREALISLGMVADSVEMEQEKIDMAVLRMCGK; from the coding sequence TTGCTGCAAGAGATCGAAAAATCTAGGCTTCGAGTGTCACGGGCAACTGATGCAAAACATAAAACGCAGCTCGGTCAGTTCCTCACACCCGAATCTACGGCACGGTTCATGGCTGCCATGTTTCCTGACGCCAGCTCAAAAAAGTGTCGGTTGTTAGATGCGGGCGCGGGAATTGGGTCTTTGTCTAGTGCATTCCTGGGGCGATGCGTATCGGGCGGGCTTGGCTTTACAGAAATATCCCTAACAGCATATGAAATAGACAGCGTTCTATACCCGGAACTCAGAGAAACGCTCTCGTCATACACCAAGACACTGCCCTTGAGCTATGAAATTAAGGGCGAAGACTTCATTGAGCGCGCTGTGAATTGCATTCAGTTTGGAGCCGAGAAAGGCTTTACGCATGCAATACTAAATCCACCGTATAAGAAAATTGGAAGTTCGTCTCGATATCGTCTACTGCTCAAGAATGTTGGCGTCGAAACTGTCAATTTGTATTCAGCGTTCGTTGCTCTATCCATTCTTCTGATGGAAAAGGGCGGGCATATTGTCGCAATCATTCCTAGAAGTTTTTGCAATGGTCCATATTACAGACCATTCCGTGAGCTGCTCCTTTCTAAGTGTGCTATTCATAGAATTCATTTGTTTGAGTCGAGAGGCACTGCTTTCAAAGATGACGGCGTGCTTCAAGAAAATGTAATCATTCGTCTTGAGGTTGGCGGCAATCAAGGGAAAGTTGAAGTTACTTCTTCAACCGACGATAGATTTCATGACCTTGTTAGTCACAATCACTTGTTTGAGCGCATCGTAGCTTCTGGAGATCGGGAGAAATTCATCCACGTACCCTCATCAAATAAAACTGTGGGTATCGAAAGCACAGGTATAGCGTCATGCACACTCGCAGAAATCGGCGTAGGCGTCTCAACGGGGCCAGTTGTTGATTTCAGGCTAAAGGAATATTTGCGAGCAATGCCGGAGCCCGGTACTGCGCCGCTTGTTTATCCGGCCCATTTTTCCGAGCACGGCATCAGGTGGCCACAGGAGGGCATTAAGAAGCCTAATGCAATGGTAAGAAATTCGGAAACGGAGAAGTGGTTCTATCCAAAAGGTTACTACTGCGCGGTGCGTCGCTTTTCTTCTAAAGAAGAGCGCCGTCGTGTTGTTGCGTGTGTGGTAGATCCTGCGGGATTTTCAGATGCCGAGGTGCTTGGATTTGAGAATCATCTAAATGTATTCCACGAGGCTCGCCAGGGCATGTCGGAACATCTAGCAAAAGGACTTGCCATGTACCTAAACACAACCATGGTAGATGAAAGTTTTCGTCAGTTTAGTGGGCATACTCAAGTGAATGCGACAGACCTAAAACTAATGAGGTATCCAAGTCGAGAAGCACTCATTTCGCTTGGCATGGTCGCGGACTCAGTTGAAATGGAACAGGAGAAGATTGATATGGCAGTTTTGAGGATGTGCGGGAAATGA